One window of the Solanum stenotomum isolate F172 chromosome 11, ASM1918654v1, whole genome shotgun sequence genome contains the following:
- the LOC125844166 gene encoding uncharacterized protein LOC125844166 isoform X2: MEKLYKGDLMEFYKREIGFSKPRNFSRRISASEAMVKRLDLYGKLTGHEGCVNTIDFNATGDVLVSGSDDRRVILWDWATSTSKFSYPSGHMDNIFQTKFMPFTDDRKIITASADGQVRLGLVLENGRVETKKVGKHQGRVHKLAVEPGSPYILYSCGEDGFVQHYDLRSNSSSKLFRCSSFTENNKQSGSIRLNGIVIDPRNPNYFAVGGSDEYARVYDIRMYQLDARTSSDRPIDTFCPHHLIKTHDVHITALAYSNTSELLVSYNDELIYLFQKNMGLGPVPLSLQGEDLNKLEKPQVYSGHRNSQTVKGVSFFGPTDEYVLTGSDCGHIFIWKKKDAKLVRVMVGDRHIVNQLKPHPCIPVLATCGIEKTIKLWAPTSKDVTPLPPDVQEIMEANRRGREDHSRVTLTPDMIMHVLRLHRRQALAYIERRENLGYVDSDDDDDDGGGGAYVLGFSDGEEGENSECSIS, encoded by the exons ATGGAGAAGCTGTACAAGGGTGATTTGATGGAGTTTTATAAAAGAGAAATTGGGTTTTCTAAGCCTAGAAATTTCTCTAGAAGAATTTCTGCTTCTGAG GCTATGGTCAAGCGTCTTGATTTATATGGCAAGTTAACCGGTCATGAAGGATGTGTAAACACGATAGACTTCAATGCCACTGGTGATGTTCTTGTCTCGGGCTCTGATGACAGAAGAGTAATACTATGGGACTGGGCAACGTCAACCTCAAAATTTTCTTATCCATCAGGTCACATGGACAATATTTTCCAGACCAAGTTCATGCCCTTCACGGATGATCGTAAAATAATAACTGCATCTGCTGATGGCCAG GTGAGGCTTGGTTTAGTGCTGGAGAATGGTCGGgtagaaacaaaaaaagtagGTAAGCACCAAGGTCGTGTACATAAGCTTGCTGTTGAACCAGGAAGTCCCTACATACTTTATAGCTGCGGTGAAGATGGTTTTGTTCAACAC TATGATCTGCGAAGTAATTCTTCCTCAAAGCTTTTTCGGTGCTCTTCATTCACGGAAAACAATAAGCAGTCGGGCAGCATAAGGTTGAATGGCATAGTGATAGACCCAAGAAATCCAAATTATTTTGCTGTAGGAGGTTCCGATGAATATGCCCGTGTATATGACATCAGAATGTACCAGCTGGATGCAAGAACCAGTTCTGATAGGCCAATCGACACATTTTGTCCCCATCACCTGATTAAGACACACGATGTTCACATCACAGCACTGGCTTACTCAAACACAAGTGAATTGCTGGTCTCATACAACGACGAACTGATATACTTGTTTCAGAAGAACATGGGGTTGGGTCCAGTTCCTTTGTCGTTGCAAGGTGAAGATTTGAACAAGCTAGAAAAGCCACAAGTTTATTCAGGGCATAGAAATTCACAAACAGTTAAAGGAGTGAGTTTCTTTGGTCCCACTGACGAATATGTGCTGACCGGGTCTGATTGTGGGCATATATTTATCTGGAAGAAAAAGGACGCCAAGCTTGTCCGCGTGATGGTTGGTGATCGACACATTGTAAATCAGCTGAAACCCCATCCTTGTATCCCTGTTCTTGCTACATGTGGAATTGAGAAGACCATAAAGCTTTGGGCTCCAACATCTAAGGATGTTACTCCTTTGCCTCCTGATGTTCAAGAG ATAATGGAAGCTAATAGGCGTGGTCGAGAGGACCATTCACGGGTAACACTCACCCCGGACATGATAATGCATGTTTTACGTCTGCACAGGAGGCAAGCACTGGCTTATATTGAGAGACGAGAGAATTTGGGTTATGTCGAcagtgatgatgatgatgatgacggAGGAGGAGGCGCTTACGTGTTGGGGTTTTCAGATGGTGAGGAGGGGGAAAATTCTGAATGCAGCATTAGCTAG
- the LOC125844166 gene encoding uncharacterized protein LOC125844166 isoform X1, which produces MEKLYKGDLMEFYKREIGFSKPRNFSRRISASEAMVKRLDLYGKLTGHEGCVNTIDFNATGDVLVSGSDDRRVILWDWATSTSKFSYPSGHMDNIFQTKFMPFTDDRKIITASADGQVRLGLVLENGRVETKKVGKHQGRVHKLAVEPGSPYILYSCGEDGFVQHYDLRSNSSSKLFRCSSFTENNKQSGSIRLNGIVIDPRNPNYFAVGGSDEYARVYDIRMYQLDARTSSDRPIDTFCPHHLIKTHDVHITALAYSNTSELLVSYNDELIYLFQKNMGLGPVPLSLQGEDLNKLEKPQVYSGHRNSQTVKGVSFFGPTDEYVLTGSDCGHIFIWKKKDAKLVRVMVGDRHIVNQLKPHPCIPVLATCGIEKTIKLWAPTSKDVTPLPPDVQEQIMEANRRGREDHSRVTLTPDMIMHVLRLHRRQALAYIERRENLGYVDSDDDDDDGGGGAYVLGFSDGEEGENSECSIS; this is translated from the exons ATGGAGAAGCTGTACAAGGGTGATTTGATGGAGTTTTATAAAAGAGAAATTGGGTTTTCTAAGCCTAGAAATTTCTCTAGAAGAATTTCTGCTTCTGAG GCTATGGTCAAGCGTCTTGATTTATATGGCAAGTTAACCGGTCATGAAGGATGTGTAAACACGATAGACTTCAATGCCACTGGTGATGTTCTTGTCTCGGGCTCTGATGACAGAAGAGTAATACTATGGGACTGGGCAACGTCAACCTCAAAATTTTCTTATCCATCAGGTCACATGGACAATATTTTCCAGACCAAGTTCATGCCCTTCACGGATGATCGTAAAATAATAACTGCATCTGCTGATGGCCAG GTGAGGCTTGGTTTAGTGCTGGAGAATGGTCGGgtagaaacaaaaaaagtagGTAAGCACCAAGGTCGTGTACATAAGCTTGCTGTTGAACCAGGAAGTCCCTACATACTTTATAGCTGCGGTGAAGATGGTTTTGTTCAACAC TATGATCTGCGAAGTAATTCTTCCTCAAAGCTTTTTCGGTGCTCTTCATTCACGGAAAACAATAAGCAGTCGGGCAGCATAAGGTTGAATGGCATAGTGATAGACCCAAGAAATCCAAATTATTTTGCTGTAGGAGGTTCCGATGAATATGCCCGTGTATATGACATCAGAATGTACCAGCTGGATGCAAGAACCAGTTCTGATAGGCCAATCGACACATTTTGTCCCCATCACCTGATTAAGACACACGATGTTCACATCACAGCACTGGCTTACTCAAACACAAGTGAATTGCTGGTCTCATACAACGACGAACTGATATACTTGTTTCAGAAGAACATGGGGTTGGGTCCAGTTCCTTTGTCGTTGCAAGGTGAAGATTTGAACAAGCTAGAAAAGCCACAAGTTTATTCAGGGCATAGAAATTCACAAACAGTTAAAGGAGTGAGTTTCTTTGGTCCCACTGACGAATATGTGCTGACCGGGTCTGATTGTGGGCATATATTTATCTGGAAGAAAAAGGACGCCAAGCTTGTCCGCGTGATGGTTGGTGATCGACACATTGTAAATCAGCTGAAACCCCATCCTTGTATCCCTGTTCTTGCTACATGTGGAATTGAGAAGACCATAAAGCTTTGGGCTCCAACATCTAAGGATGTTACTCCTTTGCCTCCTGATGTTCAAGAG CAGATAATGGAAGCTAATAGGCGTGGTCGAGAGGACCATTCACGGGTAACACTCACCCCGGACATGATAATGCATGTTTTACGTCTGCACAGGAGGCAAGCACTGGCTTATATTGAGAGACGAGAGAATTTGGGTTATGTCGAcagtgatgatgatgatgatgacggAGGAGGAGGCGCTTACGTGTTGGGGTTTTCAGATGGTGAGGAGGGGGAAAATTCTGAATGCAGCATTAGCTAG